In Deinococcus sp. QL22, the following are encoded in one genomic region:
- a CDS encoding bifunctional 3-deoxy-7-phosphoheptulonate synthase/chorismate mutase, whose protein sequence is MTQPHRNIEDLRAEVDQINRDLLILLSRRGEVVAQIGHAKTLEGRPHHYDPAREEKQLKEMEALNPGPFTGAAVKAIFKEVFKASLDLEESNDKKQLLVSRKVKRDDTVLEIDGVQIGGSAPPTIIAGPCSIESEEQMDQTAAFLAGKGVKILRGGAYKPRTSPYGFQGMGVDGLIIGGRAARDNGMLFITEVMDTRDVEVVAEHADILQVGARNMHNFALLREVGRSRRPVLLKRGLSATIEEWLYAAEYILSEGNNEVILCERGIRTFEKWTRNTLDLSAVALAKQETHLPVIVDVTHAAGRRDLLIPLAKAALAVGADGIHIEVHPSPATALSDNEQQLDFAGFDGFMDALAGMLKLPVSV, encoded by the coding sequence ATGACACAACCGCACCGCAATATTGAAGACCTTCGCGCCGAGGTGGATCAGATTAACCGTGATCTCCTTATTTTGCTGTCCAGGCGCGGCGAAGTGGTGGCACAGATCGGGCACGCCAAGACGCTGGAAGGCCGTCCCCATCATTACGACCCCGCCCGCGAAGAGAAGCAACTCAAGGAAATGGAGGCGCTGAACCCCGGCCCCTTCACGGGCGCCGCCGTCAAAGCCATCTTCAAGGAAGTCTTCAAGGCCAGCCTTGACCTCGAGGAAAGCAACGACAAGAAGCAGCTCCTGGTGTCCCGCAAGGTCAAGCGTGACGACACCGTGCTGGAGATCGACGGCGTGCAGATCGGCGGGAGTGCGCCCCCCACCATCATTGCTGGCCCCTGCTCTATCGAATCCGAAGAGCAGATGGATCAGACCGCCGCCTTCCTGGCGGGCAAAGGCGTGAAAATCCTGCGTGGCGGCGCGTACAAGCCCCGCACCAGCCCCTACGGCTTTCAGGGCATGGGCGTAGACGGCCTGATCATCGGGGGCCGCGCCGCCCGCGACAACGGCATGCTGTTCATTACCGAAGTGATGGACACCCGCGACGTGGAAGTGGTGGCCGAACACGCCGATATTCTGCAAGTCGGCGCACGCAACATGCACAACTTTGCCCTGCTGCGCGAAGTGGGCCGTTCTCGCCGCCCCGTGCTCCTCAAGCGCGGCCTGAGCGCCACCATCGAAGAGTGGCTCTACGCCGCCGAGTACATCCTGTCGGAAGGCAACAATGAAGTCATCTTGTGCGAGCGCGGCATTCGCACCTTCGAGAAGTGGACGCGCAACACCCTCGATCTGTCGGCGGTAGCCCTCGCCAAGCAAGAAACTCACCTGCCCGTGATCGTAGATGTGACCCACGCTGCGGGCCGCCGCGACCTGCTGATTCCGTTGGCGAAGGCTGCCCTGGCAGTCGGCGCAGACGGCATCCACATCGAAGTTCACCCCAGCCCCGCCACCGCCCTCAGCGACAACGAGCAGCAACTCGATTTCGCCGGATTCGACGGCTTTATGGACGCTTTGGCCGGAATGCTGAAGCTGCCCGTGAGTGTGTAA
- a CDS encoding globin gives MTVIPPTLQLTPGGTLYDRIGPEALAELVTRFYALVAQDPDLAPIFPADLTETAEKQRAFLTGFLGGPPLYHERYGHPRLRARHLPHAITPKRGRAWLACMNAALRATPSIAEADAHEMYAALTRVAAHMVNTLSSEEDQKGLHL, from the coding sequence ATGACCGTCATCCCCCCGACCTTGCAACTCACACCTGGAGGCACGCTGTATGACCGGATCGGGCCAGAAGCCCTGGCCGAGCTCGTCACGCGGTTCTACGCGTTGGTAGCACAAGACCCCGATCTGGCCCCCATCTTTCCCGCCGATCTGACCGAAACCGCCGAGAAACAACGGGCCTTCCTGACTGGCTTTTTGGGTGGCCCGCCGCTCTACCACGAACGCTACGGGCATCCTCGGTTGCGGGCGCGGCATTTGCCCCACGCCATTACTCCCAAACGGGGGCGGGCGTGGCTGGCCTGTATGAATGCGGCGCTTCGGGCCACCCCCAGCATCGCAGAGGCCGACGCACACGAAATGTACGCCGCCCTGACGCGGGTAGCCGCACATATGGTCAATACTCTTTCGTCAGAAGAAGATCAGAAAGGGCTGCATTTGTAA
- a CDS encoding MBL fold metallo-hydrolase, with the protein MSDDKIILPAALDRRRALQLLGLTGVVAAASPLALAQTTTPAAPATPAAPAAPTGPLNGNGFYRQKIGDMTVIVLSDGTAPLAALLPTWGANPDRQAEFAATLAEYHVAATNTVNHFNPTIIETGKNRVLIDTGRGGTAGQTLANIRRAGIDPATIDTVFITHGHGDHIGGLTTAGQPTFPQARHVMGAAEFQFWTTQATPNASVQANLIGLRDRFTLIQPGAEIVPGLTAIASPGHTLNHLSVRAQSGNAGLLVFGDAAGHFLLSLKHRGAYVGFDTDGALAARTRQRLFDQATTEGLWVTGYHFPFHALGHIRRMIGGAFEYEPTVWNWS; encoded by the coding sequence ATGTCTGACGATAAGATCATCTTGCCCGCCGCCTTAGACCGCCGCCGCGCCCTGCAACTCCTGGGCCTGACTGGTGTCGTTGCCGCCGCCTCGCCGCTGGCCCTGGCTCAGACCACCACGCCTGCTGCTCCAGCTACGCCCGCCGCGCCTGCTGCCCCCACTGGTCCCCTCAACGGCAACGGCTTTTACCGCCAGAAAATTGGGGATATGACCGTTATCGTCCTCAGCGACGGTACGGCTCCGCTGGCCGCCTTGCTGCCCACCTGGGGCGCGAATCCTGACCGTCAGGCCGAGTTTGCCGCCACGCTTGCCGAGTACCATGTGGCCGCCACCAACACGGTCAACCACTTCAATCCCACCATCATTGAAACGGGTAAAAACCGTGTGCTGATCGATACCGGGCGCGGCGGCACCGCTGGCCAGACTCTGGCGAATATCCGGCGGGCGGGCATCGATCCGGCCACCATCGACACCGTGTTTATTACGCACGGACACGGCGACCATATCGGCGGCCTGACGACGGCGGGGCAGCCCACCTTCCCGCAAGCGCGGCACGTCATGGGCGCGGCAGAATTCCAGTTCTGGACGACTCAGGCCACGCCCAATGCCTCAGTGCAGGCCAACCTGATCGGCCTGCGTGACCGTTTTACCCTGATTCAGCCGGGAGCCGAAATCGTGCCCGGTCTGACGGCGATTGCCAGCCCTGGCCACACGCTCAACCACCTCAGCGTGCGTGCTCAGAGCGGCAACGCGGGTCTGCTGGTCTTCGGAGACGCCGCCGGACACTTCCTGCTGAGCTTGAAGCACCGGGGCGCTTACGTGGGCTTCGACACAGACGGCGCACTGGCCGCCCGCACCCGTCAACGCCTCTTCGATCAGGCGACCACTGAGGGGCTGTGGGTCACGGGCTACCACTTTCCGTTTCACGCACTGGGCCACATTCGCCGCATGATCGGCGGGGCCTTCGAGTACGAGCCGACGGTGTGGAACTGGAGCTGA
- a CDS encoding glutamate-5-semialdehyde dehydrogenase: MTAVEAAGNTANTSVHEMGVRARAAGRVLRSLPTAQKVAALHAIAAELRARQAGILAANAQDIAAAQDAELPAHMVDRLRLSAASLDAIAADVEAVAALPDPVGETTAEEVQPSGIRVSRRRVPLGVLGVIYESRPNVTVDVAALALMSGNAVILRGGKETVFSNAALEVAIHAALQAQHLPANAVQVIHDPARERMRELLRLDTLVDAIIPRGGAGLHRYCVENATVPVIVGGIGVVHVYLDGSFTQTPADIENAVQIVRNAKVQKPSACNALDTLLVARAALPALPAIAQDLIAHGVELRADAEAWAVLQAADVQAQPASDADYGTEFLALTASIRVVEGMEEALDFIALHGNHTDVILTRDAAQAERFVQDVDSAAVMVNASPRFNDGGQLGLGAEVAISTQKLHARGPMGLRELTTTKWVVRGEGQSRA, from the coding sequence ATGACGGCGGTTGAGGCGGCAGGCAACACAGCGAACACATCGGTACACGAGATGGGCGTGCGGGCGCGGGCCGCTGGGCGGGTGTTGCGCTCCCTGCCCACCGCGCAGAAGGTGGCCGCGCTGCACGCCATCGCCGCCGAGTTGCGGGCACGGCAGGCAGGCATTCTGGCCGCCAACGCGCAGGACATCGCCGCAGCACAGGACGCTGAGTTGCCCGCGCACATGGTCGATCGCCTCAGGCTGTCTGCTGCGTCGCTGGACGCCATCGCCGCCGATGTGGAAGCGGTGGCCGCCCTGCCCGACCCGGTGGGCGAAACCACTGCCGAGGAAGTGCAACCCAGCGGCATTCGCGTGTCGCGGCGGCGCGTGCCACTGGGCGTATTGGGCGTAATTTATGAGAGTCGCCCCAACGTGACTGTAGATGTGGCGGCCCTGGCCCTGATGAGCGGCAACGCTGTAATCCTGCGCGGCGGCAAGGAAACCGTGTTCAGCAACGCGGCGCTGGAAGTTGCCATTCACGCTGCCCTGCAAGCCCAGCACCTTCCCGCCAACGCCGTGCAGGTCATCCACGACCCGGCCCGCGAGCGGATGCGTGAACTGCTGCGGCTCGATACCCTCGTGGACGCCATTATTCCGCGTGGGGGCGCGGGGCTGCACCGCTACTGCGTCGAAAATGCCACCGTGCCCGTCATCGTGGGCGGCATCGGCGTGGTGCATGTGTATCTGGACGGCAGCTTTACCCAGACTCCGGCAGATATAGAAAATGCCGTGCAGATCGTGCGGAATGCCAAGGTGCAAAAGCCGAGTGCCTGCAACGCGCTCGATACCCTGCTGGTGGCCCGCGCCGCGCTGCCTGCTCTGCCGGCCATCGCCCAAGACCTCATTGCACACGGCGTAGAGTTGCGGGCCGATGCCGAAGCGTGGGCCGTTCTTCAAGCCGCTGACGTACAGGCCCAACCTGCCAGCGACGCCGATTACGGCACGGAATTTTTGGCACTGACCGCCAGTATCCGGGTCGTAGAGGGCATGGAAGAAGCGCTGGATTTTATCGCCCTGCACGGCAACCATACCGACGTGATCCTGACCCGTGACGCTGCTCAGGCCGAGCGCTTTGTGCAGGACGTGGACAGCGCCGCCGTGATGGTGAACGCCAGCCCCCGTTTCAACGACGGCGGGCAACTGGGCCTGGGCGCAGAAGTGGCGATCAGCACGCAAAAACTGCATGCGCGGGGGCCGATGGGTTTGCGCGAACTGACCACGACCAAATGGGTGGTGCGCGGTGAGGGCCAGAGCCGGGCTTAA